In one Eulemur rufifrons isolate Redbay chromosome 14, OSU_ERuf_1, whole genome shotgun sequence genomic region, the following are encoded:
- the MAZ gene encoding myc-associated zinc finger protein isoform X3 produces MDPSNWSSFIFQGHAQNPLQVGAELQSRFFASQGCAQSPFQAAPAPPPTPQAPAAEPLQVDLLPVLAAAQESAAAAAAAAAAAAVAAAPPTPAAASTVDTAALKQPPAPPPPPPPVSAPAAEAAPPASAATIAAAAATAVVAPTSTVAVAPVASALEKKTKSKGPYICALCAKEFKNGYNLRRHEAIHTGAKAGRVPSGAMKMPTMVPLSLLSVPQLSGAGGGGGEAGAGGGAAAVAAGGVVTTTASGKRIRKNHACEMCGKAFRDVYHLNRHKLSHSDEKPYQCPVCQQRFKRKDRMSYHVRSHDGAVHKPYNCSHCGKSFSRPDHLNSHVRQVHSTERPFKCEKCEAAFATKDRLRAHTVRHEEKVPCHVCGKMLSSAYISDHMKVHSQGPHHVCELCNKGFTTAAYLRIHAVKDHGLQAPRADRILCKLCSVHCKTPAQLAGHMQTHLGGAAPPVPGDAPQPQPTC; encoded by the exons aTGGATCCCAGCAACTGGAGCAGCTTCATCTTCCAG GGTCACGCCCAGAACCCCCTGCAGGTCGGGGCTGAGCTCCAGTCCCGCTTCTTTGCCTCCCAGGGCTGCGCCCAGAGTCCATTCCAG GCCGCGCCGGCGCCCCCACCCACGCCCCAGGCCCCGGCGGCCGAGCCCCTCCAGGTGGACTTGCTCCCGGTTCTCGCTGCCGCCCAGGAGTCCGCCGcggccgcagccgccgccgccgccgcggccgccgtCGCTGCTGCGCCCCCGACCCCAGCTGCCGCCTCCACAGTGGACACAGCGGCCCTGAAGCAGCCGCCGGCGCCCCCTCCGCCACCCCCGCCCGTGTCGGCGCCCGCTGCCGAGGCCGCGCCTCCCGCCTCTGCCGCCACCATAGCCGCAGCGGCCGCCACTGCCGTCGTAGCCCCAACCTCGACGGTCGCCGTGGCCCCTGTCGCGTCTGCCTTGGAGAAGAAGACAAAGAGCAAGGGGCCCTATATCTGTGCTCTGTGCGCCAAGGAGTTCAAGAACGGCTACAACCTCCGGAGGCACGAAGCCATCCACACAGGAGCCAAGGCCGGCCGGGTCCCCTCGGGTGCTATGAAGATGCCCACCATGGTGCCCCTGAGCCTCCTGAGCGTGCCCCAGCTGAGCGGGgccggcgggggagggggagaggcgggggccggcggcggcgcgGCCGCAGTGGCAGCCGGTGGCGTGGTGACAACGACCGCCTCGGGAAAGCGCATCCGGAAGAACCACGCCTGCGAGATGTGCGGCAAGGCCTTCCGCGACGTCTACCACCTGAACCGACACAAGCTGTCGCACTCAGACGAGAAGCCCTACCAGTGCCCGGTGTGCCAGCAGCGCTTCAAGCGCAAGGACCGCATGAGCTACCACGTGCGCTCACATGACGGCGCTGTGCACAAGCCCTACAACTGCTCCCACTGTGGCAAGAGCTTCTCCCG GCCGGATCACCTCAACAGTCACGTCAGACAAGTGCACTCAACAGAACGGCCCTTCAAATGTGAG aaaTGTGAGGCAGCTTTTGCTACGAAGGATCGACTCCGGGCACACACAGTACGACACGAGGAGAAGGTGCCATGTCACGTGTGTGGCAAGATGCTGAGCTCGGCTTATATTTCGGACCACATGAAGGTGCACAGCCAGGGCCCTCACCATGTCTGTGAGCTCTGCAACAAAG GCTTCACCACGGCAGCATACCTGCGCATCCACGCGGTGAAGGACCATGGGCTCCAGGCCCCGCGGGCTGACCGCATCCTGTGCAAGCTGTGCAGCGTGCACTGCAAGACCCCAGCCCAGCTGGCCGGCCACATGCAGACCCATCTGGGGGGGGCCGCCCCCCCTGTCCCGGGAGACGCCCCCCAGCCACAGCCCACCTGCTGA
- the PRRT2 gene encoding LOW QUALITY PROTEIN: proline-rich transmembrane protein 2 (The sequence of the model RefSeq protein was modified relative to this genomic sequence to represent the inferred CDS: deleted 2 bases in 1 codon), whose product MAASSSEVSEIKGVEESPETQGEGPGHSETGTGPLQVLAGVPDQPGALEPGSDTTGTSMDAGPKAGLAPETTETPAGAPETAQARDLSLSPGGESKANCSPEEACQEPASKPEVKEEATADQGAQVESAALPEPASEPAPQLDPQPEPQPGSQPTPKPASQPEASTQEDPTPEVLTERVGEKQENGAVVPLQAGDGEAVPAPQPHSPPSTKSPPANGAPPRVLQQLVEEDRLGRAHSGRPGSPRGSLSRHPSSQLAGPGVEGGEGTQKPRDYIILAILSCFCPMWPVNIVAFAYAVMSRNSLQQGDVDGAQRLGRVAKLLSIVALVGGVLIIIASCVINLGGEWGLGTGRGGMEGLTRAALLTPAPALSCLSLPLLCLSLSHPPPPLVSVCPSLSSPTVYK is encoded by the exons ATGGCAGCCAGCAGCTCTGAGGTCTCTGAGATAAAGGGGGTTGAGGAGAGTCCTGAGACCCAGGGAGAAGGGCCTGGCCATTCTGAAACTGGAACTGGCCCTCTCCAGGTCCTAGCAGGGGTCCCAGACCAGCCAGGGGCCCTGGAGCCAGGCTCAGACACCACTGGGACCTCTATGGACGCAGGGCCTAAGGCTGGGCTGGCTCCAGAAACCACAGAGACCCCGGCTGGGGCCCCAGAAACAGCCCAGGCCAGAGACCtcagcttaagcccaggagggGAATCAAAGGCCAACTGCAGCCCGGAAGAAGCATGCCAAGAGCCAGCATCCAAGCCAGAAGTGAAAGAAGAGGCCACTGCAGACCAGGGGGCCCAGGTGGAGTCTGCAGCCCTGCCTGAACCAGCCTCAGAGCCTGCTCCCCAGCTGGACCCCCAGCCAGAGCCCCAGCCAGGTTCCCAGCCCACCCCCAAGCCAGCTTCTCAGCCAGAGGCCTCTACCCAGGAGGACCCCACCCCTGAGGTCCTGACTGAGAGGGTAGGGGAAAAGCAAGAGAATGGGGCAGTGGTCCCACTGCAGGCTGGTGATGGTGAAGCAGTCCCAGCCCCCCAGCCTCACTCACCACCCTCAACAAAATCCCCCCCAGCCAATGGGGCTCCCCCCCGAGTGCTGCAGCAGCTGGTTGAGGAGGATCGACTAGGAAGGGCTCACAGTGGGCGTCCAGGATCTCCCCGAGGTAGCCTGAGCCGccaccccagctcccagctggcagggcctggggtggaggggggtgAAGGCACCCAGAAACCTCGGGACTACATCATCCTTGCCATCTTATCCTGCTTCTGCCCTATGTGGCCTGTCAACATCGTGGCCTTCGCTTATGCCGTCATG tcACGGAACAGCCTGCAGCAGGGAGATGTGGATGGGGCCCAGCGTCTGGGCCGCGTGGCCAAGCTCTTAAGCATCGTGGCGCTGGTGGGGGGGGTCCTCATCATCATCGCCTCCTGCGTCATCAACTTAGGCGGTGAGTGGGGTTTGGGGACAGGCAGGGGAGGAATGGAAGGGTTGACAAGGGCAGCTTTACTAACCCCTGCCCCTGCTCTCTCCTGTCTGTCCTTACCTCTCCTTTGTCTCTCCTTGTctcacccc cctcctccccttgTCTCTGtctgcccttccctctcctctcccacagTGTATAAGTGA
- the MAZ gene encoding myc-associated zinc finger protein isoform X1, whose protein sequence is MFPVFPCTLLAPPFPVLGLDSRGVGGLMNSFPPPQGHAQNPLQVGAELQSRFFASQGCAQSPFQAAPAPPPTPQAPAAEPLQVDLLPVLAAAQESAAAAAAAAAAAAVAAAPPTPAAASTVDTAALKQPPAPPPPPPPVSAPAAEAAPPASAATIAAAAATAVVAPTSTVAVAPVASALEKKTKSKGPYICALCAKEFKNGYNLRRHEAIHTGAKAGRVPSGAMKMPTMVPLSLLSVPQLSGAGGGGGEAGAGGGAAAVAAGGVVTTTASGKRIRKNHACEMCGKAFRDVYHLNRHKLSHSDEKPYQCPVCQQRFKRKDRMSYHVRSHDGAVHKPYNCSHCGKSFSRPDHLNSHVRQVHSTERPFKCEKCEAAFATKDRLRAHTVRHEEKVPCHVCGKMLSSAYISDHMKVHSQGPHHVCELCNKGFTTAAYLRIHAVKDHGLQAPRADRILCKLCSVHCKTPAQLAGHMQTHLGGAAPPVPGDAPQPQPTC, encoded by the exons ATGTTCCCCGTGTTTCCTTGCACGCTGCTGGCCCCCCCCTTCCCCGTGCTGGGCCTGGACTCCCGGGGGGTGGGCGGCCTCATGAACTCCTTCCCGCCACCTCAGGGTCACGCCCAGAACCCCCTGCAGGTCGGGGCTGAGCTCCAGTCCCGCTTCTTTGCCTCCCAGGGCTGCGCCCAGAGTCCATTCCAG GCCGCGCCGGCGCCCCCACCCACGCCCCAGGCCCCGGCGGCCGAGCCCCTCCAGGTGGACTTGCTCCCGGTTCTCGCTGCCGCCCAGGAGTCCGCCGcggccgcagccgccgccgccgccgcggccgccgtCGCTGCTGCGCCCCCGACCCCAGCTGCCGCCTCCACAGTGGACACAGCGGCCCTGAAGCAGCCGCCGGCGCCCCCTCCGCCACCCCCGCCCGTGTCGGCGCCCGCTGCCGAGGCCGCGCCTCCCGCCTCTGCCGCCACCATAGCCGCAGCGGCCGCCACTGCCGTCGTAGCCCCAACCTCGACGGTCGCCGTGGCCCCTGTCGCGTCTGCCTTGGAGAAGAAGACAAAGAGCAAGGGGCCCTATATCTGTGCTCTGTGCGCCAAGGAGTTCAAGAACGGCTACAACCTCCGGAGGCACGAAGCCATCCACACAGGAGCCAAGGCCGGCCGGGTCCCCTCGGGTGCTATGAAGATGCCCACCATGGTGCCCCTGAGCCTCCTGAGCGTGCCCCAGCTGAGCGGGgccggcgggggagggggagaggcgggggccggcggcggcgcgGCCGCAGTGGCAGCCGGTGGCGTGGTGACAACGACCGCCTCGGGAAAGCGCATCCGGAAGAACCACGCCTGCGAGATGTGCGGCAAGGCCTTCCGCGACGTCTACCACCTGAACCGACACAAGCTGTCGCACTCAGACGAGAAGCCCTACCAGTGCCCGGTGTGCCAGCAGCGCTTCAAGCGCAAGGACCGCATGAGCTACCACGTGCGCTCACATGACGGCGCTGTGCACAAGCCCTACAACTGCTCCCACTGTGGCAAGAGCTTCTCCCG GCCGGATCACCTCAACAGTCACGTCAGACAAGTGCACTCAACAGAACGGCCCTTCAAATGTGAG aaaTGTGAGGCAGCTTTTGCTACGAAGGATCGACTCCGGGCACACACAGTACGACACGAGGAGAAGGTGCCATGTCACGTGTGTGGCAAGATGCTGAGCTCGGCTTATATTTCGGACCACATGAAGGTGCACAGCCAGGGCCCTCACCATGTCTGTGAGCTCTGCAACAAAG GCTTCACCACGGCAGCATACCTGCGCATCCACGCGGTGAAGGACCATGGGCTCCAGGCCCCGCGGGCTGACCGCATCCTGTGCAAGCTGTGCAGCGTGCACTGCAAGACCCCAGCCCAGCTGGCCGGCCACATGCAGACCCATCTGGGGGGGGCCGCCCCCCCTGTCCCGGGAGACGCCCCCCAGCCACAGCCCACCTGCTGA
- the MAZ gene encoding myc-associated zinc finger protein isoform X5, whose product MFPVFPCTLLAPPFPVLGLDSRGVGGLMNSFPPPQGHAQNPLQVGAELQSRFFASQGCAQSPFQKCEAAFATKDRLRAHTVRHEEKVPCHVCGKMLSSAYISDHMKVHSQGPHHVCELCNKGTGEVCPMAAAAAAAAAAAAAAAAAVAAPPTAVGSLSGAEGVPVSSQPLPSQPW is encoded by the exons ATGTTCCCCGTGTTTCCTTGCACGCTGCTGGCCCCCCCCTTCCCCGTGCTGGGCCTGGACTCCCGGGGGGTGGGCGGCCTCATGAACTCCTTCCCGCCACCTCAGGGTCACGCCCAGAACCCCCTGCAGGTCGGGGCTGAGCTCCAGTCCCGCTTCTTTGCCTCCCAGGGCTGCGCCCAGAGTCCATTCCAG aaaTGTGAGGCAGCTTTTGCTACGAAGGATCGACTCCGGGCACACACAGTACGACACGAGGAGAAGGTGCCATGTCACGTGTGTGGCAAGATGCTGAGCTCGGCTTATATTTCGGACCACATGAAGGTGCACAGCCAGGGCCCTCACCATGTCTGTGAGCTCTGCAACAAAG GTACTGGTGAAGTTTGTCcaatggcggcggcggcggcagcggcagcggcggcagcagcggcagcagcagcagcagtggcagcccCTCCCACAGCTGTGGGCTCCCTCTCGGGGGCTGAGGGGGTGCCTGTGAGCTCTCAGCCacttccctcccagccctggtgA
- the MAZ gene encoding myc-associated zinc finger protein isoform X4 — protein sequence MDPSNWSSFIFQGHAQNPLQVGAELQSRFFASQGCAQSPFQAAPAPPPTPQAPAAEPLQVDLLPVLAAAQESAAAAAAAAAAAAVAAAPPTPAAASTVDTAALKQPPAPPPPPPPVSAPAAEAAPPASAATIAAAAATAVVAPTSTVAVAPVASALEKKTKSKGPYICALCAKEFKNGYNLRRHEAIHTGAKAGRVPSGAMKMPTMVPLSLLSVPQLSGAGGGGGEAGAGGGAAAVAAGGVVTTTASGKRIRKNHACEMCGKAFRDVYHLNRHKLSHSDEKPYQCPVCQQRFKRKDRMSYHVRSHDGAVHKPYNCSHCGKSFSRPDHLNSHVRQVHSTERPFKCEKCEAAFATKDRLRAHTVRHEEKVPCHVCGKMLSSAYISDHMKVHSQGPHHVCELCNKGTGEVCPMAAAAAAAAAAAAAAAAAVAAPPTAVGSLSGAEGVPVSSQPLPSQPW from the exons aTGGATCCCAGCAACTGGAGCAGCTTCATCTTCCAG GGTCACGCCCAGAACCCCCTGCAGGTCGGGGCTGAGCTCCAGTCCCGCTTCTTTGCCTCCCAGGGCTGCGCCCAGAGTCCATTCCAG GCCGCGCCGGCGCCCCCACCCACGCCCCAGGCCCCGGCGGCCGAGCCCCTCCAGGTGGACTTGCTCCCGGTTCTCGCTGCCGCCCAGGAGTCCGCCGcggccgcagccgccgccgccgccgcggccgccgtCGCTGCTGCGCCCCCGACCCCAGCTGCCGCCTCCACAGTGGACACAGCGGCCCTGAAGCAGCCGCCGGCGCCCCCTCCGCCACCCCCGCCCGTGTCGGCGCCCGCTGCCGAGGCCGCGCCTCCCGCCTCTGCCGCCACCATAGCCGCAGCGGCCGCCACTGCCGTCGTAGCCCCAACCTCGACGGTCGCCGTGGCCCCTGTCGCGTCTGCCTTGGAGAAGAAGACAAAGAGCAAGGGGCCCTATATCTGTGCTCTGTGCGCCAAGGAGTTCAAGAACGGCTACAACCTCCGGAGGCACGAAGCCATCCACACAGGAGCCAAGGCCGGCCGGGTCCCCTCGGGTGCTATGAAGATGCCCACCATGGTGCCCCTGAGCCTCCTGAGCGTGCCCCAGCTGAGCGGGgccggcgggggagggggagaggcgggggccggcggcggcgcgGCCGCAGTGGCAGCCGGTGGCGTGGTGACAACGACCGCCTCGGGAAAGCGCATCCGGAAGAACCACGCCTGCGAGATGTGCGGCAAGGCCTTCCGCGACGTCTACCACCTGAACCGACACAAGCTGTCGCACTCAGACGAGAAGCCCTACCAGTGCCCGGTGTGCCAGCAGCGCTTCAAGCGCAAGGACCGCATGAGCTACCACGTGCGCTCACATGACGGCGCTGTGCACAAGCCCTACAACTGCTCCCACTGTGGCAAGAGCTTCTCCCG GCCGGATCACCTCAACAGTCACGTCAGACAAGTGCACTCAACAGAACGGCCCTTCAAATGTGAG aaaTGTGAGGCAGCTTTTGCTACGAAGGATCGACTCCGGGCACACACAGTACGACACGAGGAGAAGGTGCCATGTCACGTGTGTGGCAAGATGCTGAGCTCGGCTTATATTTCGGACCACATGAAGGTGCACAGCCAGGGCCCTCACCATGTCTGTGAGCTCTGCAACAAAG GTACTGGTGAAGTTTGTCcaatggcggcggcggcggcagcggcagcggcggcagcagcggcagcagcagcagcagtggcagcccCTCCCACAGCTGTGGGCTCCCTCTCGGGGGCTGAGGGGGTGCCTGTGAGCTCTCAGCCacttccctcccagccctggtgA
- the MAZ gene encoding myc-associated zinc finger protein isoform X2, with product MFPVFPCTLLAPPFPVLGLDSRGVGGLMNSFPPPQGHAQNPLQVGAELQSRFFASQGCAQSPFQAAPAPPPTPQAPAAEPLQVDLLPVLAAAQESAAAAAAAAAAAAVAAAPPTPAAASTVDTAALKQPPAPPPPPPPVSAPAAEAAPPASAATIAAAAATAVVAPTSTVAVAPVASALEKKTKSKGPYICALCAKEFKNGYNLRRHEAIHTGAKAGRVPSGAMKMPTMVPLSLLSVPQLSGAGGGGGEAGAGGGAAAVAAGGVVTTTASGKRIRKNHACEMCGKAFRDVYHLNRHKLSHSDEKPYQCPVCQQRFKRKDRMSYHVRSHDGAVHKPYNCSHCGKSFSRPDHLNSHVRQVHSTERPFKCEKCEAAFATKDRLRAHTVRHEEKVPCHVCGKMLSSAYISDHMKVHSQGPHHVCELCNKGTGEVCPMAAAAAAAAAAAAAAAAAVAAPPTAVGSLSGAEGVPVSSQPLPSQPW from the exons ATGTTCCCCGTGTTTCCTTGCACGCTGCTGGCCCCCCCCTTCCCCGTGCTGGGCCTGGACTCCCGGGGGGTGGGCGGCCTCATGAACTCCTTCCCGCCACCTCAGGGTCACGCCCAGAACCCCCTGCAGGTCGGGGCTGAGCTCCAGTCCCGCTTCTTTGCCTCCCAGGGCTGCGCCCAGAGTCCATTCCAG GCCGCGCCGGCGCCCCCACCCACGCCCCAGGCCCCGGCGGCCGAGCCCCTCCAGGTGGACTTGCTCCCGGTTCTCGCTGCCGCCCAGGAGTCCGCCGcggccgcagccgccgccgccgccgcggccgccgtCGCTGCTGCGCCCCCGACCCCAGCTGCCGCCTCCACAGTGGACACAGCGGCCCTGAAGCAGCCGCCGGCGCCCCCTCCGCCACCCCCGCCCGTGTCGGCGCCCGCTGCCGAGGCCGCGCCTCCCGCCTCTGCCGCCACCATAGCCGCAGCGGCCGCCACTGCCGTCGTAGCCCCAACCTCGACGGTCGCCGTGGCCCCTGTCGCGTCTGCCTTGGAGAAGAAGACAAAGAGCAAGGGGCCCTATATCTGTGCTCTGTGCGCCAAGGAGTTCAAGAACGGCTACAACCTCCGGAGGCACGAAGCCATCCACACAGGAGCCAAGGCCGGCCGGGTCCCCTCGGGTGCTATGAAGATGCCCACCATGGTGCCCCTGAGCCTCCTGAGCGTGCCCCAGCTGAGCGGGgccggcgggggagggggagaggcgggggccggcggcggcgcgGCCGCAGTGGCAGCCGGTGGCGTGGTGACAACGACCGCCTCGGGAAAGCGCATCCGGAAGAACCACGCCTGCGAGATGTGCGGCAAGGCCTTCCGCGACGTCTACCACCTGAACCGACACAAGCTGTCGCACTCAGACGAGAAGCCCTACCAGTGCCCGGTGTGCCAGCAGCGCTTCAAGCGCAAGGACCGCATGAGCTACCACGTGCGCTCACATGACGGCGCTGTGCACAAGCCCTACAACTGCTCCCACTGTGGCAAGAGCTTCTCCCG GCCGGATCACCTCAACAGTCACGTCAGACAAGTGCACTCAACAGAACGGCCCTTCAAATGTGAG aaaTGTGAGGCAGCTTTTGCTACGAAGGATCGACTCCGGGCACACACAGTACGACACGAGGAGAAGGTGCCATGTCACGTGTGTGGCAAGATGCTGAGCTCGGCTTATATTTCGGACCACATGAAGGTGCACAGCCAGGGCCCTCACCATGTCTGTGAGCTCTGCAACAAAG GTACTGGTGAAGTTTGTCcaatggcggcggcggcggcagcggcagcggcggcagcagcggcagcagcagcagcagtggcagcccCTCCCACAGCTGTGGGCTCCCTCTCGGGGGCTGAGGGGGTGCCTGTGAGCTCTCAGCCacttccctcccagccctggtgA